Proteins from a single region of Theobroma cacao cultivar B97-61/B2 chromosome 10, Criollo_cocoa_genome_V2, whole genome shotgun sequence:
- the LOC18586676 gene encoding copper transport protein ATX1 produces MSQTVFLKVGMSCEGCVGAVKRVLGKMEGVESYEVDLKEQKVTVKGNVQPDAVLQTVSKTGKKTTFWETEAPAEPEAKPAEAVATA; encoded by the exons ATGTCTCAG ACTGTTTTTCTCAAGGTTGGTATGTCATGCGAGGGCTGCGTTGGAGCCGTGAAGAGAGTTCTGGGAAAAATGGAAG GTGTGGAATCATATGAAGTAGATTTGAAGGAGCAGAAAGTGACTGTGAAGGGCAATGTCCAGCCTGATGCAGTTCTGCAGACTGTTTCAAAGACTGGAAAGAAGACTACCTTCTGGGAAACAGAAGCTCCAGCAGAACCCGAGGCAAAGCCTGCGGAAGCTGTTGCCACAGCTTAA